Part of the Synechococcus sp. HK01-R genome is shown below.
TCTTCAGCCACGCCACGTCAGAGTCATCGGTCGCTAGGAGATATCCGGCAAAGCCCAGACCATTGATGCTGAAGCCCCTGGCTTTCTCTCGATTGCGCAGAATCACGGCTATCCAGGTTGGTGAGAGCAGCAGGTTGTAGGGGTGGCGTGGTACAGGCTCCTTGGCTGGATCGCCTAGACCCAGTTCGACGACCAGATCTGTGTAGAGCCTGTAGAGATCCTGCTCATTGCTGTCGCGAGCTCGAACCCCACAGGAGTGTTCGAGCGCTCCAAGCTGAGCAGCGCCCTGCTGGGCATCGGATTGTTGGCTCAACCGTGTCTCAAACCAGGTTGCTCTTGGACAGATCGCTGTGAGCTTGTTTCTTGGCAGCAGCTGAAGATGCCGATGGGGTTGGCTGGCTCCTGCCAGCGGGCCACTGTTGAAGAACCACAACCCTGTCGTGTCTTGATCAACACTCTGCACGGCGTGCCAGTCCTCTTTGTTCAGCCAACCCGTCTGCGCTGCCCACTGCCGTGTGATCAACAGCATGTGGCCCCGTTGCACGGGATATTTGTTGAGAATCAACATGTGACCCCGGCCAACGCCTTCGACTTCCAGATTTGGATCCCATGGTCTGAATGGATTGGGTTTTGGTCCGGCTGGTTGCAGATGTCGGGGCAGGCGGCTCTGAAGACGCCGGCATTCGAACTGAGAGGCCCAGGATCCCAGGCTCACGATCTCCGTTTTCAGTGGTTTGAGTGCACCGCACTGCTCGGCTTCATCACTACGGCCAAGAGCTGCTTTCCAAAGTCGTTGCTCAGCCATCAGCCTTGAGTCGAGCGATTGATGCTCCCTGGTAGAAGCGGCCAAGAATCTCATTGAAGGCCAGACCCTGTTGCGCGAGCTCCTGGGCACCGTGCTGGCTCATGCTCGCCCCGAGGTGGCCATGGGCTTCTGCGCTGATCTCACTCGTGGCTGCATACAGGCTCTCCACGAGGCCTCCTCGGTAACTCAACACCATTCCACGGGTGGCATCGGTGGCTGATCGTGTCGCCTCTGATTCACTGCTCAATCCTGAAAAGGCCTGCCAGCGGGTTGTGTCTCCAAGGTTGTAGATCGAGCTGGCGGGTCGCACCAAATGCACCAGGGCGTAGGAACGCGCTGCAACGGCCTGCGCTTTGAGGGCTTCCTTCCTCCAGTGGGATGGCATCTCTGCGCCCACCACGGAAGCAACGTATCGCTCCAGATCAAGCATGTTCACGGCCAGCCAACCTGCACCCTGCCGATGCAGCGTGATTCGACCGGTGTAGGCCTTTCCATTCACCTGAATGCTGCTGCCAGGATCCGATTGGCAGAACCAAGGCTGACGATGGCTATCACCGCGCAGCATGCTCTGCAGAACGGTTGATGAGAGGAGCTGGCCGGATGTCGTCAGACAGCTTGCACCTTGAGCAATCACCACGCTCTGCACTGGATATTGGCTGAGCAATGCCACGCGAAGGGCTGGATTGAGGGAGCTGGAGGCTGGTGGGACCCGGGGTACGGGGTAGCCCCTCTCCACCGCTTTTGCTGCCTTAGGCACCGTTGCTTGATTGGCTCTCGCCTGTGATGGGCTTTGCCCCTGAAGCAGCGCATCCAAGAGTGGCTCCTGGTTCTTCTCAGCTCCAAGATCAGCAGGCGGTGCCAGCTGGTCAACAAGCCGCCAACCAATGCCTGCGCTGCTGATCAGCAGG
Proteins encoded:
- a CDS encoding ATP adenylyltransferase; protein product: MAEQRLWKAALGRSDEAEQCGALKPLKTEIVSLGSWASQFECRRLQSRLPRHLQPAGPKPNPFRPWDPNLEVEGVGRGHMLILNKYPVQRGHMLLITRQWAAQTGWLNKEDWHAVQSVDQDTTGLWFFNSGPLAGASQPHRHLQLLPRNKLTAICPRATWFETRLSQQSDAQQGAAQLGALEHSCGVRARDSNEQDLYRLYTDLVVELGLGDPAKEPVPRHPYNLLLSPTWIAVILRNREKARGFSINGLGFAGYLLATDDSDVAWLKRHGPEELLKAVVA
- a CDS encoding SpoIID/LytB domain-containing protein, giving the protein MPRHGHRVALFILLISSAGIGWRLVDQLAPPADLGAEKNQEPLLDALLQGQSPSQARANQATVPKAAKAVERGYPVPRVPPASSSLNPALRVALLSQYPVQSVVIAQGASCLTTSGQLLSSTVLQSMLRGDSHRQPWFCQSDPGSSIQVNGKAYTGRITLHRQGAGWLAVNMLDLERYVASVVGAEMPSHWRKEALKAQAVAARSYALVHLVRPASSIYNLGDTTRWQAFSGLSSESEATRSATDATRGMVLSYRGGLVESLYAATSEISAEAHGHLGASMSQHGAQELAQQGLAFNEILGRFYQGASIARLKADG